Proteins found in one Fulvitalea axinellae genomic segment:
- a CDS encoding ATP-dependent Clp protease ATP-binding subunit yields the protein MEAKFSNRVKEVISLSREEAIRLGHDYIGTEHLLLGMIREGEGVAISLLSKLGVSLVDLRDMVERSTKDTALTVAPNRANIPLTRQSEKVLKITYLEAKIFKSNLIGTEHLLLSILRDDDNIATQILEKFDVNYDVIKELLEYQMENTNPSESEDETKDGTAPNILGSAIGGTGGGSLPSSGKGDSSSKGGEKSKTPVLDNFGRDLTKMAEDGKLDPIVGREKEIERVAQILSRRKKNNPILIGEPGVGKTAIAEGLALRIVQRKVSRVLFGKRVVTLDLASLVAGTKYRGQFEERMKAVMGELEKSPEIILFIDELHTIVGAGGASGSLDASNMFKPALARGEIQCIGATTLDEYRQYIEKDGALARRFQQVMVDATTPEETIEILNNIKDKYEEHHHVNYSPEAIAACVKLSDRYISDRFLPDKAIDVLDEAGARVHINNIHVPDNIIKLEGAIEDVKKEKNRVVKSQKYEEAARLRDNEKKLIEQLNQAKKAWEEETRTMRYAVDEESVAEVIAMMTGVPVKRVAQNESARLLGMAEELNTRVIGQDSAINKLVKAIRRTRVGLKDPKKPIGSFIFLGPTGVGKTELAKVLSTYLFDKEDSLIRVDMSEYMEKFSVSRLVGAPPGYVGYEEGGQLTEKVRRKPYSVILLDEIEKAHPDVFNLLLQVLDDGILTDGLGRRVDFRNAIIIMTSNIGVRDLKDFGAGIGFATQARQDTADGHMKSTIQKALRKAFSPEFLNRLDDVIVFNHLQKEDIHKIIDITLKKLFKRIEELGYTISLTDAAKDFLSEKGYDQQYGARPLNRAIQKYLEDALAEEILSGKLEEGDTIVADNKEGDDHLTITIEKSTEGQETPKQ from the coding sequence ATGGAAGCAAAATTCTCTAATCGTGTAAAAGAAGTCATTTCTCTCAGTCGCGAAGAGGCCATCCGCCTCGGGCACGACTACATCGGAACGGAGCACCTATTATTAGGAATGATCCGGGAAGGTGAAGGTGTGGCTATAAGCCTCCTCTCAAAGCTGGGGGTATCTCTGGTAGACCTTCGGGATATGGTAGAACGTTCCACCAAGGATACGGCTTTGACTGTAGCTCCCAACAGGGCGAACATACCCCTCACAAGGCAATCTGAGAAGGTGCTTAAGATCACTTACCTTGAGGCTAAAATATTTAAAAGCAACCTGATAGGAACAGAACACCTACTTTTGTCCATTCTGAGGGACGATGATAATATAGCCACTCAAATTCTTGAGAAATTTGACGTCAATTATGACGTGATTAAAGAATTGCTGGAGTACCAGATGGAAAACACCAATCCATCGGAATCCGAAGACGAGACCAAAGACGGCACTGCTCCCAACATTTTGGGTAGCGCTATTGGCGGTACCGGTGGCGGTTCCCTTCCCTCATCCGGCAAAGGAGACAGCTCTTCTAAAGGAGGCGAAAAATCCAAAACTCCAGTACTCGATAATTTTGGTCGCGACCTCACCAAAATGGCCGAAGATGGTAAGCTGGATCCTATTGTTGGCCGTGAGAAAGAAATCGAGCGAGTAGCCCAGATCCTTAGCCGTAGAAAGAAAAACAACCCAATCCTCATTGGTGAGCCCGGTGTTGGTAAAACGGCCATTGCAGAAGGTCTCGCTTTAAGGATCGTCCAGCGCAAAGTCTCAAGGGTTTTGTTCGGGAAACGCGTTGTTACGCTTGATCTAGCTTCGTTGGTAGCCGGAACAAAATATAGAGGGCAATTCGAAGAGAGAATGAAAGCGGTGATGGGAGAGCTGGAAAAATCTCCTGAAATCATCCTTTTCATTGACGAGCTTCACACCATCGTTGGAGCCGGTGGCGCTTCCGGATCTCTCGACGCCTCTAACATGTTCAAACCGGCGCTGGCTCGTGGAGAAATCCAATGCATCGGTGCTACTACACTGGACGAATACCGCCAGTATATCGAAAAAGACGGTGCGCTCGCCCGTCGTTTCCAACAGGTAATGGTTGACGCCACTACACCTGAGGAGACAATCGAGATATTAAACAACATCAAAGACAAGTACGAGGAACATCACCATGTGAACTACTCGCCTGAGGCTATTGCCGCATGTGTGAAGTTATCCGACAGATATATCAGCGACCGTTTCCTTCCTGACAAAGCTATCGATGTTTTGGACGAAGCCGGCGCCAGAGTACATATCAACAACATTCACGTTCCTGACAATATTATAAAACTAGAGGGAGCGATTGAAGATGTTAAAAAAGAGAAGAATAGAGTAGTCAAGAGCCAAAAATACGAAGAGGCTGCCCGTTTGAGAGACAATGAGAAAAAACTCATTGAGCAACTCAACCAAGCCAAAAAGGCATGGGAAGAAGAAACCCGCACAATGCGCTACGCTGTCGATGAAGAAAGCGTGGCGGAGGTAATCGCCATGATGACGGGAGTTCCGGTGAAAAGGGTAGCCCAAAACGAAAGCGCAAGACTACTCGGCATGGCCGAAGAGTTGAATACTCGTGTAATTGGACAAGACTCTGCGATTAATAAACTAGTCAAAGCTATCCGACGCACACGCGTGGGGCTAAAGGATCCTAAAAAACCTATCGGTTCGTTTATCTTCTTAGGCCCGACAGGCGTAGGAAAAACCGAATTGGCGAAAGTTTTGTCCACATATCTGTTTGACAAAGAAGATTCACTGATTCGAGTCGATATGAGTGAGTATATGGAGAAATTCTCCGTTTCTCGTCTCGTTGGAGCGCCTCCAGGTTATGTTGGGTATGAAGAAGGAGGTCAGCTGACTGAAAAAGTCAGACGCAAGCCATACTCAGTTATTCTCTTGGACGAAATCGAAAAGGCCCATCCGGATGTCTTCAACCTGTTATTGCAAGTTTTGGATGACGGTATCCTGACTGACGGTTTAGGCAGAAGGGTTGACTTCCGAAATGCGATTATCATTATGACATCCAATATTGGTGTTCGCGACTTAAAAGATTTCGGAGCAGGCATTGGCTTTGCGACACAAGCCAGACAGGACACTGCTGACGGGCACATGAAGTCAACTATACAAAAAGCACTTCGTAAAGCATTTAGTCCTGAGTTCCTCAATAGGCTCGATGACGTAATCGTGTTCAACCACTTGCAAAAAGAGGATATCCACAAGATCATCGACATCACCTTGAAGAAGCTCTTCAAGAGAATCGAAGAATTGGGCTATACAATTTCTCTTACTGATGCGGCCAAAGACTTCCTCTCGGAAAAAGGATACGACCAACAGTATGGAGCAAGGCCTCTAAACAGAGCTATCCAAAAATACTTGGAAGACGCTCTAGCAGAGGAAATCCTTAGTGGCAAACTAGAAGAAGGTGACACCATAGTGGCCGATAACAAAGAAGGTGATGATCATTTGACTATCACCATCGAAAAATCCACCGAAGGTCAAGAGACTCCTAAACAATAG
- a CDS encoding porin family protein: protein MQKLNIRDLLYLYGRQITLTSVMVVILAAITCGDLMAQRRNRKAKKPRYTKLNLPNYDQRKLHYGFLIGVYSSNFAVRYADAYNNTTKYDGLLNVEAIPKYGFSLGFIGNLKIADFFDVRITPKVDFNEFELRYRFKDGAESDYLTDRDLVENTMVSIPVLLRFLSQRRGNYRMYMIGGLAPSFQASGKGGEDVVLNIKKTNLTAEFGFGAEFYMPFSKFSPELRFSLGLLDMLDDNPERNVTGAIDRLTTHSITLYLQFH from the coding sequence ATGCAAAAGCTTAACATTCGGGATCTGCTCTATTTATACGGCAGACAAATAACTTTGACTTCGGTAATGGTCGTTATCTTGGCGGCCATTACTTGTGGTGACCTTATGGCTCAGCGCCGTAACAGGAAAGCCAAAAAGCCACGTTATACAAAGCTAAACCTTCCCAACTACGATCAGAGGAAGTTGCATTATGGCTTCTTGATTGGAGTATACTCTTCCAACTTTGCGGTCCGTTATGCGGACGCCTATAACAACACCACGAAATACGATGGTCTTTTGAATGTGGAAGCCATCCCTAAGTATGGATTCTCCTTGGGTTTTATCGGAAACCTGAAGATCGCTGACTTCTTTGATGTTAGGATAACTCCGAAAGTTGATTTTAATGAATTCGAATTGCGCTACCGATTCAAGGACGGTGCGGAATCGGATTACCTTACCGACAGGGATTTGGTGGAAAACACTATGGTCTCTATTCCGGTCCTCTTGCGGTTTTTGTCGCAACGCAGGGGAAATTACCGCATGTATATGATCGGAGGTTTGGCTCCGTCTTTTCAAGCGTCTGGAAAAGGGGGGGAGGACGTAGTGCTGAATATCAAAAAGACAAACCTTACCGCCGAGTTCGGCTTTGGGGCTGAGTTTTATATGCCATTTTCTAAATTTTCGCCGGAACTGAGGTTCTCGTTAGGACTTTTGGATATGTTGGACGATAACCCAGAGCGTAATGTGACAGGCGCTATTGACAGATTGACAACGCATAGTATCACGCTGTATCTACAGTTTCATTAA
- the ubiE gene encoding bifunctional demethylmenaquinone methyltransferase/2-methoxy-6-polyprenyl-1,4-benzoquinol methylase UbiE: MEVLPYKDRTEGKKEQVAGMFDNISKKYDLLNRVLSMGIDVYWRKVAVNILKKRSPKTILDIATGTGDFALQAFRGAKPDKIIGADISAGMLEVGRQKVAKAGLSEKIEMRLGDSENLEFEDESFDAVIVAFGVRNFENLEKGLAEMRRVLKPGGQVIIIEFSQPASFPFKQIYNFYFKHILPVIGKMVSKDNSAYTYLPESVNAFPYGQNFLDILDGVGYSKGVCKSLTFGICSIYTADK; the protein is encoded by the coding sequence ATGGAAGTACTACCGTACAAGGATAGAACAGAAGGGAAAAAGGAACAAGTCGCTGGAATGTTCGATAATATCAGCAAAAAATATGATTTGCTGAACCGTGTATTAAGCATGGGTATTGATGTCTATTGGCGCAAAGTAGCCGTTAATATATTAAAGAAACGATCTCCCAAAACGATTCTCGATATCGCCACCGGTACTGGCGATTTCGCTTTGCAAGCTTTTAGGGGCGCAAAACCCGATAAGATTATCGGAGCGGATATTTCGGCCGGAATGCTTGAGGTCGGTCGCCAAAAAGTGGCCAAAGCCGGCTTGAGCGAAAAAATTGAGATGAGACTCGGGGATTCTGAAAATCTGGAATTCGAAGACGAAAGTTTTGATGCGGTGATTGTCGCTTTTGGTGTCAGGAACTTTGAAAACCTTGAAAAAGGCCTTGCCGAAATGCGGAGAGTTTTGAAGCCGGGCGGACAGGTGATCATTATCGAGTTTTCGCAACCGGCATCGTTTCCGTTCAAACAGATATACAATTTTTATTTTAAGCACATTCTGCCGGTTATCGGAAAGATGGTTTCGAAAGACAATTCCGCTTATACATATTTGCCGGAGTCTGTCAACGCTTTTCCGTACGGGCAAAACTTCCTCGATATACTCGATGGAGTGGGATACAGTAAAGGCGTATGCAAAAGCTTAACATTCGGGATCTGCTCTATTTATACGGCAGACAAATAA
- a CDS encoding OmpA family protein, whose protein sequence is MRTRLLVFLWALLGFAVQLKAQNQDDEREQAKKEAEAIIQMAKEIMEETRVLTVHRELFEQAAQVDPENIEANFMAGDLYLQTVNKHNAVDYLLKVYKLDPNYRFDLLYKIGQAYHFGYDFENAEKYFLKYKKLVERDVNYRGRDRVLVEEVNRRLKECRAAMRYRANPANFKIVNMGPMINSEWPDYAPVFNADETMMVFTSRRLDGNINEDVDEDNFYFEDIFISEKKDGKWQIAKNIGITINTRSHDSNLTLSPDGKILFLYKFMGDNGDIYYSDRKDDGTWTEPKPLPGRVNSSYTESSVSLSPDGKTLYFASDRPVGLGGRDIYKATKNRKGEWEKVENLGESINTEFDEDSPFIDYDGKTLYFSSRGLDGMGGYDIYRSVKKRKGWSEPENLGYPINTPDNDSFFVSTKDSNRGYYSSVREDGYGYEDLYMVALPDFVEEPTDIEKKGVEEVATTLDAEDPEEQEGVTPEEVPAQRPVKLVVQIESSESGEALDADLSVVDQSSGEKFLFSRSGGNYELTLLPDSPMNVEVNAQRKGFAYGRIMVELPAAGQDPVEIRKTIYLKRLEMGTRKVLRNVYFESNSSVLRRDSDPELNQLLAMLKSNASVSVEISGHTDRLGSKILNQRLSEKRAKSVVNYLIKKGISDSRLKAVGYGETRPLASNDDEKEGRELNRRVEFKVIKANPAL, encoded by the coding sequence ATGCGAACGAGATTGCTTGTTTTTCTGTGGGCATTGCTCGGCTTTGCCGTACAACTCAAGGCCCAAAACCAGGACGATGAACGGGAACAGGCCAAGAAGGAAGCTGAGGCGATTATCCAGATGGCGAAAGAAATCATGGAGGAAACCCGTGTGCTTACCGTTCATCGGGAATTGTTCGAACAGGCCGCTCAGGTGGATCCCGAGAATATTGAGGCGAACTTTATGGCCGGAGACCTTTATCTTCAGACGGTCAACAAGCACAATGCCGTGGATTACCTTCTTAAGGTGTACAAACTGGACCCTAATTATCGTTTTGATCTTTTGTATAAAATCGGCCAAGCATACCATTTCGGTTACGACTTCGAGAATGCGGAGAAGTATTTCCTGAAATATAAAAAGCTGGTGGAACGTGATGTTAATTACCGGGGCCGGGACCGCGTCTTGGTAGAGGAAGTGAACCGAAGGCTCAAAGAATGTAGGGCGGCGATGCGCTACAGAGCGAATCCCGCAAATTTCAAGATTGTGAACATGGGCCCAATGATCAACTCCGAATGGCCGGACTACGCCCCTGTGTTCAACGCCGACGAAACGATGATGGTATTTACCTCCCGCCGTCTCGATGGTAACATTAACGAGGATGTGGACGAGGATAACTTTTATTTCGAAGATATTTTCATTTCCGAGAAAAAGGATGGGAAATGGCAAATAGCCAAAAACATCGGCATTACGATTAACACCCGCTCGCATGACTCCAACCTGACGCTTTCGCCAGACGGTAAGATTCTGTTCCTGTATAAGTTTATGGGCGACAATGGAGATATTTATTACTCTGACAGAAAGGATGACGGAACCTGGACGGAACCCAAACCTCTGCCTGGCAGAGTGAATTCCTCTTATACGGAAAGTTCGGTATCTCTCTCGCCAGACGGTAAGACGCTCTATTTCGCCAGCGATAGACCCGTCGGTTTAGGTGGTCGCGATATTTACAAGGCTACTAAGAACCGCAAGGGAGAATGGGAAAAAGTGGAGAACTTGGGAGAGTCTATCAACACTGAGTTTGATGAGGACAGCCCGTTTATCGACTATGATGGAAAGACACTTTATTTCAGTTCGAGGGGATTGGATGGAATGGGTGGTTATGATATTTACCGTTCTGTTAAGAAAAGGAAAGGCTGGTCTGAGCCTGAGAACTTGGGGTATCCGATTAATACGCCGGATAATGACAGCTTTTTCGTAAGTACCAAAGACAGCAACCGAGGCTATTATTCATCGGTAAGAGAAGATGGTTACGGCTATGAAGACCTTTATATGGTGGCCTTGCCAGATTTTGTAGAGGAGCCGACGGATATAGAGAAAAAAGGAGTTGAAGAAGTGGCGACAACCTTGGATGCGGAAGATCCTGAGGAACAGGAAGGCGTTACTCCGGAGGAAGTACCTGCTCAACGTCCGGTTAAACTGGTTGTGCAGATCGAAAGTTCCGAATCGGGAGAAGCGCTTGACGCCGATCTTTCGGTAGTGGACCAAAGTTCGGGAGAAAAATTCTTGTTTAGTCGTTCAGGAGGAAATTATGAGCTTACGTTGTTGCCTGATTCACCGATGAACGTGGAGGTAAATGCGCAACGTAAAGGTTTCGCTTACGGGCGTATCATGGTAGAGCTTCCGGCTGCGGGCCAAGATCCAGTTGAAATCCGGAAAACGATTTACTTAAAACGACTGGAAATGGGCACACGCAAAGTGTTGCGTAATGTCTATTTCGAATCGAACAGTAGCGTTCTGCGCCGGGATTCCGATCCGGAGCTTAATCAGCTTTTGGCAATGTTGAAAAGCAACGCGTCGGTGTCGGTAGAGATTTCAGGCCATACTGATAGACTTGGTTCGAAGATCTTGAACCAAAGGCTGTCCGAGAAGCGTGCTAAATCTGTTGTGAATTACTTGATCAAAAAAGGAATTTCCGATTCGCGCCTCAAGGCTGTTGGCTACGGAGAAACCCGTCCGTTGGCTTCGAATGACGACGAAAAGGAAGGACGCGAGCTTAACCGCCGTGTGGAGTTTAAAGTGATCAAAGCCAATCCGGCATTGTAA
- the yihA gene encoding ribosome biogenesis GTP-binding protein YihA/YsxC codes for MKIKHSEFVISNTDFNKCPKADKPEYAFIGRSNVGKSSLINMLMGRKQLAKVSGRPGKTQLINHFIVNNEWYLVDLPGYGWAKVSKTDKSKWAKMTKDYLENRENLACVFVLIDSRHEPQKIDLEFISYLGENRLPFAMIFTKTDKQSPNKSQSNMAKFRKALAKDWENIPPCFLTSSAHKTGRDEVLDFIEEINGEFEIDED; via the coding sequence ATGAAGATAAAACACTCGGAGTTCGTAATCAGCAACACCGATTTCAACAAGTGTCCGAAGGCAGACAAACCGGAATATGCGTTTATCGGCAGGTCAAATGTAGGGAAATCCTCTTTGATCAATATGCTTATGGGACGCAAGCAATTGGCGAAAGTCTCCGGCAGACCGGGAAAAACGCAGTTGATCAACCATTTCATCGTGAACAACGAATGGTATCTGGTCGATTTGCCGGGCTACGGCTGGGCTAAGGTGAGCAAGACGGATAAAAGCAAGTGGGCGAAGATGACCAAAGATTATCTCGAAAACAGGGAAAACCTCGCCTGCGTGTTTGTGCTTATCGATTCCAGGCATGAGCCCCAAAAAATCGACTTGGAGTTTATCAGCTATTTGGGCGAGAACCGTTTGCCTTTCGCCATGATTTTCACAAAGACCGACAAACAGTCGCCAAACAAGTCGCAATCGAACATGGCCAAGTTCCGGAAGGCTCTTGCCAAAGACTGGGAGAACATTCCGCCTTGCTTCCTGACGTCGTCGGCACATAAGACCGGTCGCGACGAAGTGCTGGATTTCATCGAGGAAATCAACGGCGAGTTCGAAATCGACGAAGATTAA
- a CDS encoding DUF5606 domain-containing protein — protein sequence MKLSEIASISGKGGLFHIVAPTRSGVIVEALDETKRRMVASATSRVSVLHEISIYTTDAEGSVPLQDVFAKIKEEFGDDPGVGNKSSKEELRAFMKHILPNHEEERVYISDIKKLVSWYKILFARCPEVLDKPAEEDAGGEQAEGEA from the coding sequence ATGAAACTTTCAGAAATCGCGTCCATTTCCGGAAAGGGAGGACTGTTCCACATTGTCGCTCCGACCCGTTCGGGAGTGATTGTAGAAGCACTTGACGAAACAAAACGCCGTATGGTGGCCAGCGCCACTAGTCGCGTATCCGTTTTGCACGAGATATCTATCTATACAACCGACGCCGAAGGCTCAGTGCCTTTGCAGGATGTTTTCGCCAAAATCAAAGAAGAATTCGGCGACGACCCGGGCGTAGGCAACAAATCCTCAAAAGAGGAGCTTCGCGCATTTATGAAGCACATCCTTCCGAACCACGAGGAGGAGCGCGTTTATATCTCGGACATCAAAAAGCTTGTCAGCTGGTACAAAATATTGTTCGCCCGCTGTCCTGAGGTTCTCGACAAGCCGGCTGAAGAAGACGCCGGCGGTGAGCAAGCCGAAGGCGAAGCTTAA
- a CDS encoding quinone-dependent dihydroorotate dehydrogenase, which translates to MNLYKNIVRPILFKLDPEPAHNFTFGWIRRASSIPGVGSIIKAAYGYKSPKLEREVFGIRFPNPVGLAAGLDKEAQLIDELANMGFGFIEIGTLTPVGQPGNPEPRMFRLPEDKAVINRMGFNNQGVEQAVKRLRARKSKVIVGGNIGKNKVTPNERATEDYEKCFEALYDYVDYFVVNVSSPNTPNLRALQEKEPLKELLSSVKKLNEAKPKAKPILLKIAPDLTDGQLDDIIEIVGETGIDGVIATNTTIDRSGLTADKNKVENIGAGGLSGAPVTKRSTEVIRYLHEKSGESFPIIGVGGIMSPQDAIDKLKAGASLIQIYTGFIYEGPGLVKRINKAVEKAGL; encoded by the coding sequence GTGAACCTCTATAAAAACATCGTACGTCCGATACTCTTTAAGCTCGATCCGGAACCCGCCCACAACTTTACCTTCGGATGGATTCGTCGCGCCAGCTCCATTCCTGGCGTAGGTTCCATTATCAAAGCCGCGTATGGCTACAAATCGCCGAAACTTGAGCGGGAAGTGTTTGGCATACGTTTTCCGAACCCAGTCGGTTTGGCGGCAGGCCTCGACAAAGAGGCGCAACTTATCGACGAACTGGCCAATATGGGCTTCGGTTTTATCGAAATCGGAACCTTGACTCCTGTGGGACAACCTGGAAACCCTGAGCCAAGAATGTTCCGCCTGCCGGAAGACAAAGCCGTGATTAACCGCATGGGCTTTAACAACCAAGGCGTTGAACAGGCTGTGAAAAGGCTCCGCGCACGAAAATCGAAAGTGATTGTGGGCGGAAACATCGGCAAAAACAAAGTGACGCCAAACGAAAGGGCCACGGAAGACTACGAAAAGTGTTTTGAAGCGCTGTATGATTATGTCGATTACTTTGTGGTAAACGTCAGCTCGCCGAATACACCAAACCTGCGGGCTTTGCAGGAAAAAGAGCCTTTGAAAGAACTCCTTTCTTCGGTTAAGAAATTGAACGAGGCCAAGCCGAAAGCCAAACCGATTCTGCTCAAAATCGCTCCGGATTTGACCGACGGTCAGCTCGACGACATTATTGAGATTGTCGGGGAAACTGGTATTGACGGAGTGATCGCCACCAACACCACCATCGACCGCAGTGGCCTGACCGCTGACAAAAACAAGGTGGAAAACATTGGAGCGGGCGGTTTAAGCGGAGCGCCTGTTACCAAGAGGTCTACTGAAGTTATTCGTTATCTGCACGAAAAATCAGGCGAAAGCTTCCCGATTATCGGTGTTGGAGGAATAATGAGCCCGCAGGACGCTATTGACAAACTAAAAGCCGGCGCTTCTTTGATCCAGATCTACACCGGTTTTATATACGAAGGCCCGGGACTTGTTAAACGAATCAACAAAGCAGTAGAAAAAGCCGGACTCTGA
- a CDS encoding alkylhydroperoxidase-related (seleno)protein — protein sequence MMGSTDIREIFNESTFPVPVDKHRIFIFNQIWERLSEPGYWWNAKEKAALVEIIRNAKRPEIFDRKRKSVAELSSQSYEGLIPPLVADTIERIVTEPGDLDRKWAVDVIDKIGEGPYAELIAIVILLMPIDLFTTYLGMDHIPLSSPQHGDALKSYPDNLVDNGAWIRQTQEAVDNLQLVNVSRALSILPYDNTLRRTLVDAMYMEKHSFFDKVWKNKALSRPQLEILATKTSAINKCFYCAAGHSAIFTLTAKKAGQSGDFGFLYGKGKDSNVPHADFLLEIAEKANREPQSLSELRPKIEKVFGQKGMVEIFSVIAIFNGLNRTSDPSGVPLEPVLLAALGKKIEYAGLDSFAGVKRVTRPKGLKRLQVLIAFKLRRILGKGQ from the coding sequence ATGATGGGCAGTACAGATATCAGGGAAATTTTCAACGAATCCACATTCCCTGTTCCCGTAGACAAGCACCGGATCTTCATTTTTAACCAAATATGGGAACGGCTCTCCGAGCCCGGATATTGGTGGAACGCTAAGGAAAAAGCCGCCTTGGTAGAAATCATCCGTAACGCTAAACGCCCGGAAATATTCGATCGCAAAAGAAAGTCTGTAGCCGAACTATCCTCACAGAGTTATGAAGGCCTAATCCCTCCGCTGGTTGCCGATACCATAGAGCGAATAGTGACCGAACCAGGAGATCTAGACCGAAAATGGGCCGTGGATGTTATCGATAAAATAGGCGAAGGCCCTTATGCCGAACTAATCGCCATTGTTATTTTATTGATGCCGATAGACCTGTTCACGACATATTTGGGAATGGATCATATTCCGCTTTCCTCTCCCCAACATGGCGACGCGTTAAAATCTTATCCCGATAATTTGGTAGATAACGGAGCCTGGATTCGCCAAACGCAAGAGGCCGTGGACAACCTCCAACTGGTAAACGTATCAAGGGCACTAAGCATCCTGCCTTACGACAATACGCTTCGCCGGACTTTGGTGGATGCCATGTATATGGAAAAGCACAGCTTTTTCGACAAGGTCTGGAAAAACAAAGCACTCAGTCGGCCACAACTCGAAATCTTGGCGACAAAGACTTCCGCCATCAACAAATGCTTCTACTGCGCGGCGGGACATAGCGCCATATTCACACTTACCGCCAAGAAGGCCGGTCAATCCGGTGATTTCGGATTCCTTTACGGAAAAGGAAAAGACAGTAACGTTCCCCATGCTGACTTTTTGCTTGAAATTGCGGAAAAGGCAAATCGAGAACCGCAAAGCTTGTCGGAACTTCGACCAAAAATCGAAAAGGTATTTGGCCAAAAAGGAATGGTTGAAATTTTCTCGGTAATCGCCATTTTCAATGGTCTAAACCGGACCTCAGACCCGTCGGGAGTGCCTTTGGAACCGGTACTTTTGGCCGCTTTGGGCAAAAAAATAGAATACGCAGGTCTAGACTCATTTGCAGGCGTAAAAAGAGTGACTCGTCCAAAAGGCCTAAAACGCCTTCAAGTACTGATCGCTTTTAAACTTAGGAGAATATTGGGCAAAGGCCAATAA